The following proteins are co-located in the Carassius auratus strain Wakin unplaced genomic scaffold, ASM336829v1 scaf_tig00214714_1_2670353, whole genome shotgun sequence genome:
- the decr2 gene encoding peroxisomal 2,4-dienoyl-CoA reductase [(3E)-enoyl-CoA-producing] isoform X1, with protein MIMAEKPQVVNNLPEDIETDECMSTYTHIYSPDLLIDQVAFITGGGSGIGFRIAEVLMRHGCDTVIASRNLEKLTEAAKKLSSTTSRRCLPIGMDVRQPETISAAMDETLKTFGRVDILINNAAGNFLCPATSLSFNAFKTVMEIDTMGTFNTSKVIYDKWFKDHGGSIVNISATLGYRGQALQVHAGSAKAANDAMTRHLAVEWGPSGVRVNTVAPGPISGTEGYRRLGGSHAESAGVFRSIPLQRAGNKTEIAHAVLFLASRAASYITGAILVSDGGAWLTSANDVERLLGFWSAEKRKDK; from the exons AT gaTAATGGCAGAGAAACCTCAGGTGGTCAATAATTTACCAGAGGACATTGAGACTGATGAGTGCATgagcacatatacacacatctaCAGCCCTGATCTGCTCAT tgatcaGGTGGCCTTTATAACCGGTGGCGGATCAGGTATTGGGTTTCGAATAGCAGAAGTTCTGATGAG GCATGGGTGTGACACGGTCATCGCCAGCAGAAATCTGGAGAAACTCACAGAG GCTGCAAAAAAGTTAAGCAGCACTACAAGCAGACGATGTTTGCCGATTGGCATGGATGTACGTCAGCCAGAGACGATTTCTGCTGCCATGGATGAAACCTTGAAGACTTTTGGACGTGTTGACATACTTATAAACA ATGCTGCAGGTAATTTCTTGTGTCCAGCAACATCGCTGTCATTTAACGCTTTCAAGACCGTAATGGAGATCGACACTATGGGAACCTTCAACACCAGTAAAGTCATCTATGACAAATGGTTCAAG GATCATGGCGGCTCCATTGTCAACATTTCTGCCACGCTGGGATACAGAGGTCAGGCTCTCCAGGTGCATGCTGGGTCAGCGAAGGCTGCAAACG atGCCATGACGAGGCACTTGGCGGTCGAGTGGGGCCCCAGTGGTGTGAGGGTGAACACAGTGGCTCCGGGGCCCATCTCTGGCACAGAGGGATACCGTAGACTGG GTGGTTCACATGCCGAGTCAGCGGGGGTTTTCCGCAGCATCCCGCTGCAAAGAGCCGGCAATAAGACGGAGATCGCACATGCGGTTCTTTTCCTGGCCAGCCGTGCAGCTTCATACATCACCGGCGCGATACTGGTCTCCGACGGAGGGGCGTGGCTTACCTCGGCCAATGACGTGGAGCGGCTGCTGG GTTTTTGGTCTGCAGAGAAAAGAAAGGACAAATAA
- the decr2 gene encoding peroxisomal 2,4-dienoyl-CoA reductase [(3E)-enoyl-CoA-producing] isoform X3, protein MAEKPQVVNNLPEDIETDECMSTYTHIYSPDLLIDQVAFITGGGSGIGFRIAEVLMRHGCDTVIASRNLEKLTEAAKKLSSTTSRRCLPIGMDVRQPETISAAMDETLKTFGRVDILINNAAGNFLCPATSLSFNAFKTVMEIDTMGTFNTSKVIYDKWFKDHGGSIVNISATLGYRGQALQVHAGSAKAANDAMTRHLAVEWGPSGVRVNTVAPGPISGTEGYRRLGGSHAESAGVFRSIPLQRAGNKTEIAHAVLFLASRAASYITGAILVSDGGAWLTSANDVERLLGFWSAEKRKDK, encoded by the exons ATGGCAGAGAAACCTCAGGTGGTCAATAATTTACCAGAGGACATTGAGACTGATGAGTGCATgagcacatatacacacatctaCAGCCCTGATCTGCTCAT tgatcaGGTGGCCTTTATAACCGGTGGCGGATCAGGTATTGGGTTTCGAATAGCAGAAGTTCTGATGAG GCATGGGTGTGACACGGTCATCGCCAGCAGAAATCTGGAGAAACTCACAGAG GCTGCAAAAAAGTTAAGCAGCACTACAAGCAGACGATGTTTGCCGATTGGCATGGATGTACGTCAGCCAGAGACGATTTCTGCTGCCATGGATGAAACCTTGAAGACTTTTGGACGTGTTGACATACTTATAAACA ATGCTGCAGGTAATTTCTTGTGTCCAGCAACATCGCTGTCATTTAACGCTTTCAAGACCGTAATGGAGATCGACACTATGGGAACCTTCAACACCAGTAAAGTCATCTATGACAAATGGTTCAAG GATCATGGCGGCTCCATTGTCAACATTTCTGCCACGCTGGGATACAGAGGTCAGGCTCTCCAGGTGCATGCTGGGTCAGCGAAGGCTGCAAACG atGCCATGACGAGGCACTTGGCGGTCGAGTGGGGCCCCAGTGGTGTGAGGGTGAACACAGTGGCTCCGGGGCCCATCTCTGGCACAGAGGGATACCGTAGACTGG GTGGTTCACATGCCGAGTCAGCGGGGGTTTTCCGCAGCATCCCGCTGCAAAGAGCCGGCAATAAGACGGAGATCGCACATGCGGTTCTTTTCCTGGCCAGCCGTGCAGCTTCATACATCACCGGCGCGATACTGGTCTCCGACGGAGGGGCGTGGCTTACCTCGGCCAATGACGTGGAGCGGCTGCTGG GTTTTTGGTCTGCAGAGAAAAGAAAGGACAAATAA
- the decr2 gene encoding peroxisomal 2,4-dienoyl-CoA reductase [(3E)-enoyl-CoA-producing] isoform X2, whose amino-acid sequence MIMAEKPQVVNNLPEDIETDECMSTYTHIYSPDLLIDQVAFITGGGSGIGFRIAEVLMRHGCDTVIASRNLEKLTEAAKKLSSTTSRRCLPIGMDVRQPETISAAMDETLKTFGRVDILINNAAGNFLCPATSLSFNAFKTVMEIDTMGTFNTSKVIYDKWFKDHGGSIVNISATLGYRGQALQVHAGSAKAANDAMTRHLAVEWGPSGVRVNTVAPGPISGTEGYRRLGGSHAESAGVFRSIPLQRAGNKTEIAHAVLFLASRAASYITGAILVSDGGAWLTSANDVERLLGIFSSRSAKL is encoded by the exons AT gaTAATGGCAGAGAAACCTCAGGTGGTCAATAATTTACCAGAGGACATTGAGACTGATGAGTGCATgagcacatatacacacatctaCAGCCCTGATCTGCTCAT tgatcaGGTGGCCTTTATAACCGGTGGCGGATCAGGTATTGGGTTTCGAATAGCAGAAGTTCTGATGAG GCATGGGTGTGACACGGTCATCGCCAGCAGAAATCTGGAGAAACTCACAGAG GCTGCAAAAAAGTTAAGCAGCACTACAAGCAGACGATGTTTGCCGATTGGCATGGATGTACGTCAGCCAGAGACGATTTCTGCTGCCATGGATGAAACCTTGAAGACTTTTGGACGTGTTGACATACTTATAAACA ATGCTGCAGGTAATTTCTTGTGTCCAGCAACATCGCTGTCATTTAACGCTTTCAAGACCGTAATGGAGATCGACACTATGGGAACCTTCAACACCAGTAAAGTCATCTATGACAAATGGTTCAAG GATCATGGCGGCTCCATTGTCAACATTTCTGCCACGCTGGGATACAGAGGTCAGGCTCTCCAGGTGCATGCTGGGTCAGCGAAGGCTGCAAACG atGCCATGACGAGGCACTTGGCGGTCGAGTGGGGCCCCAGTGGTGTGAGGGTGAACACAGTGGCTCCGGGGCCCATCTCTGGCACAGAGGGATACCGTAGACTGG GTGGTTCACATGCCGAGTCAGCGGGGGTTTTCCGCAGCATCCCGCTGCAAAGAGCCGGCAATAAGACGGAGATCGCACATGCGGTTCTTTTCCTGGCCAGCCGTGCAGCTTCATACATCACCGGCGCGATACTGGTCTCCGACGGAGGGGCGTGGCTTACCTCGGCCAATGACGTGGAGCGGCTGCTGGGTATTTTCTCATCTCGCTCTGCAAAACTATGA